Genomic segment of Rickettsiella endosymbiont of Xylota segnis:
CATCCATAAAGAAGTTTGTCAGACCAGAAAGAAAAAGTAGAAATTAATTTAACGGCCTCTAAAAATACATTGTCAATTTTAGATGAGTAGTTAAATTTTTTATATTTTAAAAATTTATCAATAACTTTTATTAAAGATTTCTTTTTAATAGCTGAATCAATATCATCATCCTGATAGATTTTTTCTAAGCAATTCAGTGAATGTTCGATCAATTTTTTTTCATTATTATCTTCAGCAACCTGCCAAAATCTCTGTAAGTTTTGCACAACCATAGTATATAAACCACGGTGTATATACTTTCTAGTAGGCTTAGATATCTTATTTTTAAACTTCATTAATTGACGTATTTTTTTTCTTTCGACCTCATCAATTTCATCCCAATTTTCTACGAAATCAGACCAGGCTAAAATAAAACATAAACATTCAAATAAATTTTTTAACTCCACTTCAGAGTTAAACTTGTTTACATCAGAATTATTATTTTTAACACGCTGTAATTTCTTATTAGTTCTTTCACTTTGAATATTTTTGCCAAAAGTTAACTGGGCAGCTAATCCTGATGAATAAAAATTTTTAACATACCCATTAGAATAGGTATCTGGAGCTTTATTTGGCATAAAATACACTTCCTAACAAAAGCTGTTACTAAAAAACCCTGTATCATAGATTTATATTAAGCATATAAAATTAAGAAAATATTAAAAGGGCTAAAAATATTCTAGTTTATAGGTTCTGTGCACGAAGGGTAGATCTTAAAAAATTAGCTAAAGCTAAATAGCTGCTAATTTAAAGTGTTTTCTGCAAACTGCAATATAACGTTCATTCCCGCCAATTTCAATTTGTTTTCCCTTGGTTACTTTATGGTTCTCAGCATCAAATCTGATATTCATAATCGCTTTGCGGCCACAATAACAGACAGTTTTTATCTCGTTGATCTCATCAGCCCATATCAATAAATAAAGACTCCCTTCAAAAGGCTCAGCTTGAAAATCACTCCGCAATCCATAACATAAAACTGGGATATTTAACCGATCAACCACCATCGTCAATTGTAATACTTGTTTTTTCGTCAAAAATTGCGCTTCATCAATTAAGACACATTTTAATTCTTGTTTTTGCCTTAAATAAGTCTGCACATGTTCAAGTAAATCATCTTTTAACGTGAATAAATTCGCCTCTGCGTTTAGACCAATCCTTGAACTTATGCACCCCACTTTATGTCGATCATCGATAGTTGGAGCAAACAATAAAGTTTGCATGCCACGTTCTTGATAATTATAGCTTGCTTGCAGTAAAGCAGTGCTTTTACCAGCATTCATAGCAGAATAGTAAAAATAGAGCTTAGCCATAATTGAAAATATAATGAATAAAAGTTTAGGTTATAATACATTAATATTGAAAATGGGAGAATCTTTATGGCACTAACCCCCTCCAACATGATTGATTTAGAGACCAAGGCTCCAGATTTTAAATTGTTGGATACAGTTACTGGCAAACCCTACGACTTAAAAGAAACCAAAAATTCCAAAGCAACGGTCATTATGTTTATTTGCAATCACTGTCCGTATGTAAAGCACGTCATACTTGAGCTTGTCAAACTCGCAAAAGATTACCAATCTAAAGGTATAGCCTTTATAGCTATTAATGCTAATGATGTCATAGCTTATCCAGAAGATGCTCCTAAAAAAATGACTCAATTAGCTAAACAATTAGGGTTTAGTTTCCCCTATCTCTATGATGAAACGCAGTCTATAGCTAAAGCCTATCAAGCAGCTTGCACACCTGATTTTTTTATTTTCAATAAAAACCTCTTATGTGTCTATCGAGGTCAGTTAGATGGATCCCGACCTGGAAATAAAATTCCAGTAACGGGTAAGGATATTCGCTCAGCCTTAGATAATATTCTTCAAGGAAAACCTGTTAGTCCACAACAACAACCGAGTATGGGTTGTAATATAAAATGGAAATAGAAATTTAATTTTAATTTATCTCCACCATTTCAGAGAAAAATGCAATTTACTTACATTATTTAAGTCAACTATTTCACCATTTTCTGAAACTTTTCCACTCTCTGTGCTACAAGCAATTTTGAGATAATTAA
This window contains:
- a CDS encoding thymidine kinase — its product is MAKLYFYYSAMNAGKSTALLQASYNYQERGMQTLLFAPTIDDRHKVGCISSRIGLNAEANLFTLKDDLLEHVQTYLRQKQELKCVLIDEAQFLTKKQVLQLTMVVDRLNIPVLCYGLRSDFQAEPFEGSLYLLIWADEINEIKTVCYCGRKAIMNIRFDAENHKVTKGKQIEIGGNERYIAVCRKHFKLAAI
- a CDS encoding thioredoxin family protein, which gives rise to MALTPSNMIDLETKAPDFKLLDTVTGKPYDLKETKNSKATVIMFICNHCPYVKHVILELVKLAKDYQSKGIAFIAINANDVIAYPEDAPKKMTQLAKQLGFSFPYLYDETQSIAKAYQAACTPDFFIFNKNLLCVYRGQLDGSRPGNKIPVTGKDIRSALDNILQGKPVSPQQQPSMGCNIKWK